Sequence from the Rhodococcus jostii RHA1 genome:
CGCGAGTTCGACGCGTTCGTCAGCGATCTCGTCGTCGCGGCGGCGGAAGAGGGAGACCTGCGGCCGGGCATCGATCCCGCGCTCACCAGCCGGCTCGTGTTCGGCACGGTCAACTCGCTGATCGAGTGGTACCGCCCGCGCACCGGCGGGACGGTCGCCGACCTCGCGGACGCCGTCGTCGAGCTGACGTTCGATGGGCTACGCCGCACCTGAGCTGTCAGGCCTTCCAGTCGGGCCTGCGCCCGAGGTACCGCAGCAAGCCGGCGACCTCGTCGCCGTCCGATCCGTCGACCACCGGGGCGTACGCACCGTACTGCCGTAGCGGCTCGACGATCTCGCGCGCCACGAACAGGAGCTCAGTGGCCACCAAGGGAGACAGGGGCGACGGCTGCCCGGTCGCGACGGCGATGTCCCAGGCGTGCACGGCGGCGTCGAGGGCGCACGCTCCCGCACCGATCCGCGGGGCGAGTGCGCCTTGCGGCAGCGGGGTCGCGGCCGACTCGGCGGTTGCGTCGATGCCCGCCCACGCGTCTGCCGCGGCCAGGAGCGAGGTGTCGAGGAATTCCAGGGGGTCCGCGTCGAGGGTTCCCGACGGAGCGAACGGATTCTCGGCAGGACCTGGGCCTCCCGTAATCGCTGCGGCGAAGGCGAGTTGATCGCCCGCCGCATGCTGCAGCACCTGGGTCACCGTCCACTGTTCGCACGGCGTCGGGCGGGTCCAGCCGTCGGCGTCCACTCCACGCACCACCGTCCGCAGCATCGCGTGCGCGGCATTCAGCACGTCCCACGTCGTCGAGTTCTTCGTGGCCTGATCGAGCCCGTCGTTGGTCATAATCTACAGCGTAGGGATCAAAGAGGTCGGAAACGGCCCGCGTGACACCATTCCGTCGCCTGCCCTCCGCGCGACCGGCGTCAGCCGCCATCGCTCGGGAACGAACCGGAATCCGAGCCGCACTGCCGCGCCGAATCGCCGGAGCCTGCGCTCGTCGTCCGCAGACCACTCCCAGCCGAGCTTGTCGCGGGCGGCCGGAGGCAGCGTTCCGCGGGCGATCCACACGAGCAGCCGTCCGAGCACGGGACCGACGAGACGCCACAGGACCGCGGGGATCCGATCGTCGGGACGGGGTGTCGGCTGCCCGTTGAGCACGCGCGATCTGCGCACCGTCTCGGTCTTGTCGAGAACCGTGCAGACCATCTCGTCCCAGTAGTCCACGAAATCGGCGTATGCCTCGGGCAGGTTGGTAGCCGACACCCCGTAGAGCGCGTACCACTGCTTCGACTCCTGATACAGCTGTTCCTTCTCGGAGTCGCCGAGCGGTTCACCGAAGTATTCGGCGACCACGTACTGGGTGCCCAGGAACGTGGCGTGAGCCCAGAAGTAGGGACCGGGATTCAGCGCGTGATACCGCCGCCCCTCGTCCGTCGTGCCCTTGATGTCCTTGTGCATGTCGCGGATCATCTGGGCCTCCGCGCCCGTCGGATCGTAGAGCGCGCGGATGATCGGCCCCGCGGAACGGGCCAACCGGGCGAACTCGTTGCCGAATACTGCCGAGTGCTGCACGAGAGCGGTGTCGATGACGGGATGCATCACCTGCAGCGTGCCCGACCACGAGATCAGCAGCGCGGTTCGCCAGTCGCCGAACCGGTGCCACGTCAGCGAGTCGGGCCCGAGCGACGGCAGCGCCGAACGGCGTTGGGACGGAAGCTCCGTGGTGGTCATGGCGATCTCCAGATGCCGCTCGATATGGAACGTGGTGCAATTCAGAATGACTGTTGACATCGCATGATGTCAACAGTGGAGCGCGGGGGTTCCCCGATCGTTACCGGGATCGATGAGACGATGACGGAATGACCGACAGCGACAACCCTCGCGGAGCGCCGCGCAAATGGCGCGGCCAGGAGCCGGACGACCGGCGCGCGGCGAGGCGTGCGGCACTGATCGAGGCCGGCCTGCAGCTCATGGGAACCGAGGGAACGGCCGCGACGACGATGCGAGCGACCTGCCGCCAGGCGGGCCTCACCGAGCGCTACTTCTACGAGAGTTTCGACAATCGGGAGGCGCTACTCGTCGCCCTCCTCGACCACGTCGTCCTGGGCGCGAGGGACACCCTGATCGGGGCTCTCGAGACGGGCCCTGCCGATCCGGGCGAGCTCGTCCGCCACGTTGTGAAGGCGTTCACCGGCTACATCGCCCAGGACCGGCGGCGGGGACGCATCATGTTCGTCGAAGCGCAGTCGGTGCCGGAGTTGGCCCAGCGGGGCGAACAACTCGTCACCGAGTTCACGACTCCCATGGCTGCGGCACTGACAATCCTGGGTGTCGACGGCGCACCTCGCGACGCCGTCAACACCCAGCTGAACGCGATTGCCCTGTTCGGGGCGATCGCCTTTCTGTACCAGCGCTGGCTCACCGGGAGCCCGAAGATCTCGCAGAAGCGGATCGTCGAGCACATCGCACTCACCATCGAGGCTCATGCGCCGGTGAACAGCACCCCCTAGACGTGCTCGCCGCGAACCAGGGGTCGCCGCATCGCTTCCAGGCCCGCGACGACTGCCACGGCGATCACCACGTGCATGGCCGAGAGCGCGGTGGTGCTGGCGGTGTCGAAGTCGGCCTGAATGGTCAGGGCGATCGTCGCGAGCGGCAGCAGGGCGCCGATCACTTCGGCCGGCCGGATGACGGCCACCCATTTCAGCGAGATCAGCGCGGCCAGTGTCATTCCGATCAGTATCGGAACGACCGTCAGGATGACGACTCCGCCGGGCGCCACGCTGCTGGTCTTGCCGGCATCCGTCATCTCGAACGAACCGCCGGCAGCCAATCCCAGCAGCCAGATCACCAGGTTGGGGACGAGCGCGCCGATCGTAGTCGCGGCGATCGCCCACGGGCGGCTCAGTTCGAGCGTCATCGGGTTGATCCGCGAGGTCGTGGTTGCAGAAATCGTGGTTCCGGTGCTGGACATGTTCGTTTCTCCCTGTCGAGTGGCTCGAAGTGCTACTGACCGATCCTGCAACCTCAACCATTGTTTGGGTCAAGGCCTGAAATCGAGGACTCTCGGTGAGACCCGAACAGGTAGACCCGGGCGGAACGCAAAACTCATCGCGGTCGGCCCCGGTCGGTCATCTGAGGGATGATGGCGACTATGAACTCTGCCCCCAAGCCACCCTCCCGACCGCGGGGGCTCCGCAACCCCCTCCGCATACTCGCGCGCTGGCTCGGCACCCGCGAATGGGTGATGCGGATGGCGCCGATCATCATCTGGCTGGAGTCGCACCTGCGCGCGTGGACCGGGAACCGGGTGAGCCTGATCGGCATCGCCGGACTGCAGTCCGTGCAGGTGACGGTCCCCGGACGCAAGAGCGGAACCCCGCGCACGACGGCCCTTCTGTGCATTCCGTACGGGGACGGGTACATCGTCACCGGCTCGAATTGGGGACGTCCCGAGCATCCGACGTGGTCGGTCAATCTGCGTGCGGCCGACGAAGCCCAGGTGAAGGCCGGGTCGCACAAATCCCGGATGAGCGTCCGGATGATCACCGGAGACGAACGCGAGAATCTCTGGAAACTGGTGGTCGACTACTGGCCCGGCTACCTCATGGAGCATCGCCGGTCCGGTGGACGTGAGTTCCGGCTGTTCGTGCTCGAGCCCACCCGCTCGGCTACCGAGAGTCGCGAATCCTGAAGACCGGCTCCACGAAGCGTTCGACGGCGCGACGCTCGGCGGCCGCATCGCCCAACGGCCAGGTCAACAGCGACAGGACGACGCCCACGATCCGTTGCGAACTCGGAATCCACGACATCACCCGCGAACAGGATCCCGGCATTGTTGAACACCGCATCGACGCGGCCGAACTTGTCCCCGACATCCGAAGCGTGCTCCAACACCGCATCTCTGTCCGACACATCCACCGCGGCAGCGAAAACGGAACCCGACACCGTACCAAACAGATCCAACGTGTCCTTCACCGCCGACGCCTCCAGATCCGCGAGAGCCAACCGCGCTCCCGCCCGTGCGAGCTGCACGGCAAGCTCACGACCGATCCCGGCGCCGGCACCCGTCACCGCGACGACACGGCCCCCGAAGTAGCCCAACCAACTTCCCCTCCCGCTCATGAACCCAGGTAACAATCCCCACGATCGACATCAGAAGATAAGTACGGGGAAAGCTGTGCACGCCCGTCCTCTCGCACCGTTGTTCGACCCCGAAACGCACTGCGAACTTAGACGATTCGCAAATTGAGGCCTCACCATGCTCGCGGGCCGATCTCCCCTCGCCACTAGCCAGTGTGCCGGCAAGTGCTGGTGGACGCGGACGATCGTCGAGTCGATCAAGAGCACATGTTCGCGCTGTGCGTCGCGTTCGGGGCTGCCGCGAGCACCGCGGCGAACATCCGACCGTAGAGTTCCCTCGTCCAACCAACGGCCGTGACGCTCCCACATTCTTCCGGCACATCGCGCCACGGTGACCCGGTATCGCCAGTCGATCCCTCCCCCGGTCAACCGACGGTCCTTCCACGGACATTCCCTGCGCCCGGTGGGGCAGGTAACACGGGCTCCTCACGGCGCCACAGGTCTTTGGATATTCTCTACTGCGCACGACACTCTCACACGATCCCGCACTCGGGCCCGGTCATTTGGCACAAATGCTCTACGGGACCGGGAAGGTGCCCAACCCCGGGTGGACCAGAATCTGGTACCCGTCGACAGGAGGGTGTGCGCCGACGTCGGCGACCGCGGTGATCGTGCCGCTGCCAGTGATAACCGTCGCGGGGGCGTATCGGCACCGATCCTCCGGTCCGGTGGGCGGACTGTAGTCGGGCCCCACGAGCCCAAGAGCGGTGGTGCCGGCGACGCCGGTGGTCAGGTTCCGCCAGTTCACCGACACGGCGACGCAGTAGGTCGAGGTCGTCGCGGAGCGCTCCGCCGCAAAGGTCACCATCCCGGATGTTCCCGTCGTCGCTGACGGTGTCACGGTCGACAGCGGCGGCGGGTAGTCGCAGGCCAGCACGGTCAGCAGCAGGCATCCTGCGACGAACCGCACCGGGACCTGGAACGCCGTGGTCGTCGCTGCCGGGACCGGCGGCGTGTCCGCGATCGCGGTGGCGGACGAGCAGAGCGGGATCGCGAGGACCGCCATCAATGCCGCGGCCCAGGCTACGAACGAACGACGAATCGCTGCACGACACACGGCGTCAGCCTCTCGTGGGGATCTTCCCGACCCTGGTGCAGTGTCACGCTACTCGCTTGGCGTCAGCGCGGACCTGGCTATGGCGGGCGGAACAGGCCCCAGGATACCTTCTACGCGGCGCTCGTCATCCATCATCGGGTCCGCACTAGGCAGCCACGCTCTAGTCCCACGGGAATGGACTCCGCTCACCGACCTGCCCGCAGCGCGTTATGCCGCGCACGCGTCAAGGACAGTTCGGTCAGGACCGTGCCCATCGTCGTGCATGCGGTTCGCGCCTGCGGCACCGGGCAGGTTCGTGTCGATGGCTGTGCGAGTGCGTCACAATGCGGGCAGTTCGTCGATCAGGCTGTCCAGCAGGTCCCTGTCGTGGCGATTCGAGCGCGACGGAGGCAGCATGGCAGTGTCGAGCTCGAGAGGGAACCTGTCGATGACGCGGCCCGGGTCGAGTCGATCCAGCGCTGCATACCATTCGGCCAGCGGTGCGGCGAGGCGGCCATGCAAGTCACCATGCAGCCACACCGGCGCCCCCCTGCCAGCCCGGCGCCGCGACGGCCTCCTGCCACACCTCCCGCGCGCCCTCCGCGCTCGCGTGGTCGGCAATGACCTCGAACCCGACCTCGGCCTCTTCCTGCAATCCGGCCAAGGGGATACCGCGCGTCGGGATGGCCGGCGCATCGGCGGGCGCCGGCACGTGCAGCGCACCAAGGAACCCGGCGAGGACCTCGGCCACATCGACACGTGTGACCGGCACATGATCGGCCGGCTC
This genomic interval carries:
- a CDS encoding TIGR03086 family metal-binding protein, encoding MTNDGLDQATKNSTTWDVLNAAHAMLRTVVRGVDADGWTRPTPCEQWTVTQVLQHAAGDQLAFAAAITGGPGPAENPFAPSGTLDADPLEFLDTSLLAAADAWAGIDATAESAATPLPQGALAPRIGAGACALDAAVHAWDIAVATGQPSPLSPLVATELLFVAREIVEPLRQYGAYAPVVDGSDGDEVAGLLRYLGRRPDWKA
- a CDS encoding oxygenase MpaB family protein codes for the protein MSTVILNCTTFHIERHLEIAMTTTELPSQRRSALPSLGPDSLTWHRFGDWRTALLISWSGTLQVMHPVIDTALVQHSAVFGNEFARLARSAGPIIRALYDPTGAEAQMIRDMHKDIKGTTDEGRRYHALNPGPYFWAHATFLGTQYVVAEYFGEPLGDSEKEQLYQESKQWYALYGVSATNLPEAYADFVDYWDEMVCTVLDKTETVRRSRVLNGQPTPRPDDRIPAVLWRLVGPVLGRLLVWIARGTLPPAARDKLGWEWSADDERRLRRFGAAVRLGFRFVPERWRLTPVARRAGDGMVSRGPFPTSLIPTL
- a CDS encoding TetR/AcrR family transcriptional regulator codes for the protein MTDSDNPRGAPRKWRGQEPDDRRAARRAALIEAGLQLMGTEGTAATTMRATCRQAGLTERYFYESFDNREALLVALLDHVVLGARDTLIGALETGPADPGELVRHVVKAFTGYIAQDRRRGRIMFVEAQSVPELAQRGEQLVTEFTTPMAAALTILGVDGAPRDAVNTQLNAIALFGAIAFLYQRWLTGSPKISQKRIVEHIALTIEAHAPVNSTP
- a CDS encoding DUF6069 family protein; amino-acid sequence: MSSTGTTISATTTSRINPMTLELSRPWAIAATTIGALVPNLVIWLLGLAAGGSFEMTDAGKTSSVAPGGVVILTVVPILIGMTLAALISLKWVAVIRPAEVIGALLPLATIALTIQADFDTASTTALSAMHVVIAVAVVAGLEAMRRPLVRGEHV
- a CDS encoding nitroreductase family deazaflavin-dependent oxidoreductase, whose protein sequence is MNSAPKPPSRPRGLRNPLRILARWLGTREWVMRMAPIIIWLESHLRAWTGNRVSLIGIAGLQSVQVTVPGRKSGTPRTTALLCIPYGDGYIVTGSNWGRPEHPTWSVNLRAADEAQVKAGSHKSRMSVRMITGDERENLWKLVVDYWPGYLMEHRRSGGREFRLFVLEPTRSATESRES
- a CDS encoding SDR family NAD(P)-dependent oxidoreductase → MSGRGSWLGYFGGRVVAVTGAGAGIGRELAVQLARAGARLALADLEASAVKDTLDLFGTVSGSVFAAAVDVSDRDAVLEHASDVGDKFGRVDAVFNNAGILFAGDVVDSEFATDRGRRPVAVDLAVGRCGRRASRRRTLRGAGLQDSRLSVAERVGSSTNSRNSRPPDRRCSMR